A part of Agromyces protaetiae genomic DNA contains:
- a CDS encoding putative protein N(5)-glutamine methyltransferase: MSDADARDAVVARLRAAGCVFAEDETRLLEEAARAADASVLDGLVARRVAGEPLETILGWVLFGGLRLAVAPGVFVPRVRTEALAAEAARLAIAASGASAPVVVDLCGGVGAIAAVVGERCRAAGVALGALVTTDIDPVASAVAARNLAPYAGEAHAGDLFAAVPEDLAGRIDVLAVNAPYVPTDAIATMPPEARDHEPRVALDGGADGLELHRRIAASAADWLAPGGSILIETSVAQAPRTSALLAAGGLEVRVEHDDDRDGTFVVGRLVVGRKAG, from the coding sequence GTGAGCGACGCCGACGCGCGCGACGCCGTCGTCGCGCGGCTGCGCGCCGCCGGGTGCGTCTTCGCCGAAGACGAGACGCGGCTGCTCGAAGAAGCGGCACGGGCGGCGGATGCCTCGGTGCTCGACGGGCTCGTCGCGCGCCGTGTCGCGGGCGAACCGCTCGAGACGATCCTCGGCTGGGTCCTGTTCGGCGGGCTCCGCCTCGCCGTCGCGCCCGGCGTCTTCGTGCCGCGCGTGCGCACCGAGGCGCTCGCCGCGGAGGCGGCGCGGCTCGCGATCGCGGCTTCGGGGGCCTCCGCGCCCGTGGTGGTCGACCTGTGCGGGGGAGTCGGGGCGATCGCGGCCGTCGTCGGCGAACGGTGCCGGGCCGCGGGCGTCGCGCTCGGCGCGCTCGTCACGACCGACATCGACCCCGTGGCATCCGCCGTCGCCGCGCGCAATCTCGCGCCCTACGCGGGCGAGGCGCACGCCGGCGATCTCTTCGCGGCGGTGCCCGAGGACCTCGCCGGTCGCATCGACGTGCTCGCCGTCAACGCGCCTTACGTGCCGACCGACGCGATTGCGACGATGCCGCCCGAGGCACGCGACCACGAGCCGCGCGTCGCGCTCGACGGCGGCGCCGACGGACTCGAGCTGCACCGGCGCATCGCGGCGTCGGCCGCCGACTGGCTCGCCCCCGGCGGCAGCATCCTCATCGAGACGAGTGTCGCGCAGGCGCCGCGCACGTCGGCGCTCCTCGCCGCGGGAGGGCTCGAGGTCCGCGTCGAGCACGACGACGACCGCGACGGCACGTTCGTGGTGGGCCGGCTCGTCGTCGGGCGGAAGGCGGGCTGA
- a CDS encoding carboxymuconolactone decarboxylase family protein has translation MSIIRTPEPGEATGLAAEQYAEDERDLGYVASHTRVMAVNPEATAAFRALVKAVVADLGLRRYELVTLAAARAIGSDACLLAHGRKSLKVFDEDQLTRIARDYRDADLSPAEIEMMAFAERLSGDSASMTEADASRLRAHGFSDREIVDIALAAGARNYFSRALHRDIRSARPRRHALRSCPCSPRRPAPGGPPPRRITSARRTTTARGRSSRVSGGHRGPDRRTTCRDSSPRSPPPAPPRSRSSAASRSPRSTC, from the coding sequence ATGTCGATCATCCGGACGCCCGAGCCTGGCGAGGCCACGGGACTCGCGGCCGAGCAGTACGCAGAGGACGAGCGCGACCTCGGCTACGTCGCGAGTCACACGCGCGTCATGGCCGTGAACCCCGAGGCGACCGCGGCGTTCCGTGCGCTCGTGAAGGCCGTCGTCGCCGACCTCGGGCTCCGCAGGTACGAGCTCGTGACGCTCGCCGCGGCCCGCGCGATCGGGTCGGACGCGTGCCTGCTCGCCCACGGGCGCAAGTCGCTCAAGGTCTTCGACGAAGACCAGTTGACCCGCATCGCGCGCGACTACCGCGACGCAGATCTCTCCCCCGCCGAGATCGAGATGATGGCGTTCGCCGAGCGGTTGAGCGGCGACTCGGCGTCGATGACCGAGGCGGATGCGTCGCGCCTTCGCGCCCACGGCTTCTCGGACCGCGAGATCGTCGACATCGCGCTCGCGGCGGGCGCCCGCAACTATTTCTCGCGCGCGCTGCACCGAGACATCCGCAGCGCTCGACCTCGTCGGCATGCGCTACGCTCGTGCCCATGCAGCCCGCGTCGACCCGCTCCTGGTGGCCCGCCTCCTAGGCGGATCACGAGCGCACGACGCACGACGACCGCCCGAGGGCGGTCGTCTCGCGTTTCCGGCGGCCACCGCGGGCCCGACCGGAGAACCACATGTCGAGACTCCTCCCCACGCTCACCGCCCCCGGCGCCCCCGCGTTCGCGATCATCCGCCGCGAGCAGGAGCCCACGCTCGACGTGCTGA
- a CDS encoding Fpg/Nei family DNA glycosylase encodes MPELPEVEALSRFLRERTVGHAVASIRMASISALKTFDPPLHTLEGAEITAVDRHGKFVDLVTPAGHLVFHLARAGWLRWYDEVPKTAVKPGKSPLALRLRLDDGAGFDLTEAGTKKSLAVYVVRDPAEIPGVARLGPDPTEPGFTRDDFAAILDGRRTQIKGVLRDQSIFAGIGNAYSDEILHAAKMSPYLLAAKLTPEQIDTLYSAMRDTLAEAVAEASGKPPADLKDAKRRGMQVHGRAGQACPVCGDTVRQVIFADSTFQYCPTCQTGGKPLADRVLSRLVK; translated from the coding sequence GTGCCCGAACTCCCCGAGGTCGAAGCGCTCTCGCGGTTCCTCCGCGAGCGCACGGTGGGCCATGCCGTCGCGTCGATCCGGATGGCGTCGATCTCGGCGCTCAAGACGTTCGATCCGCCCCTGCACACGCTCGAGGGCGCCGAGATCACGGCCGTCGATCGGCACGGCAAGTTCGTCGACCTCGTGACGCCGGCCGGTCACCTCGTCTTCCATCTCGCGCGCGCCGGATGGCTGCGCTGGTACGACGAGGTGCCGAAGACGGCCGTGAAGCCCGGCAAGTCGCCGCTCGCGCTGCGACTGCGGCTCGACGACGGCGCGGGCTTCGACCTCACCGAGGCCGGCACGAAGAAGTCGCTCGCCGTGTACGTCGTGCGCGACCCCGCCGAGATCCCGGGCGTCGCGCGGCTCGGACCCGACCCCACCGAGCCCGGATTCACGCGCGACGACTTCGCGGCGATCCTCGACGGGCGGCGCACGCAGATCAAGGGCGTCCTCCGCGACCAGTCGATCTTCGCGGGCATCGGCAACGCCTACTCCGACGAGATCCTGCACGCCGCGAAGATGTCGCCCTACCTGCTCGCCGCGAAGCTCACGCCCGAGCAGATCGACACCCTCTACTCCGCGATGCGCGACACCCTCGCAGAGGCCGTCGCCGAGGCATCCGGCAAACCGCCCGCCGACCTCAAAGACGCCAAGCGACGCGGCATGCAGGTGCACGGCCGCGCCGGCCAGGCATGCCCCGTGTGCGGCGATACGGTCCGTCAGGTGATCTTCGCCGACTCGACCTTCCAGTACTGCCCGACGTGCCAGACGGGCGGCAAGCCGCTCGCCGACCGCGTGCTCTCGCGGCTCGTCAAGTGA
- a CDS encoding MDR family MFS transporter, with protein sequence MLVTERALDDLDTRSDPAIGDSAAEAAANAPATHAAPATGSTSAAPPADTRVIWLLLGATFVVFLNETIMGVAIPHLVVDLQVSLSAAQWLTTGFLLTMAVVIPITGFLIKRFPTRPVFIAAMSLFSAGTLLAAVAPGFELLLAGRIVQATGTAIMMPLLMTTIMTVVPPRDRGRFMGRVSIVMSVAPAIGPAISGLILSFLNWRFMFWLVLPIAVVMLLIGARRVTSVGDTERLPIDVFSIVLSAIGFGGLVYGLSLAGGEASGATPAGLLWATLAVGAAGIAAFVARQLVLQRRDAALLDLRTFKSGNFAVSVALMVVMMAALFGTIIVLPVYLQNVLKLEPLATGILLLPGGLAMGLLGPTVGRLFDRYGPRPLLVPGSIVVSGVLWALTTVGPETSEWFVLAMHVVLSIGLAFMFTPLFTSALGSVQPKFYSYGSAIVGTVQQVAGAAGTALFITVLTAQQLAAQSAGATAFAAEASGIRTAFLVGAIISIVAIVGAFFVRRPADMVEGADAHHGGH encoded by the coding sequence ATGCTTGTGACCGAACGCGCTCTCGACGACCTCGACACCCGGAGCGACCCGGCGATCGGCGACTCCGCCGCCGAGGCCGCTGCGAACGCACCCGCGACGCACGCGGCACCCGCGACCGGCAGCACGTCTGCCGCACCGCCCGCCGACACGCGCGTCATCTGGCTGCTGCTCGGCGCGACCTTCGTCGTCTTCCTCAACGAGACGATCATGGGCGTCGCGATCCCGCACCTCGTCGTCGACCTCCAGGTGAGCCTGAGCGCCGCCCAGTGGCTCACGACGGGCTTCCTGCTGACGATGGCCGTCGTCATCCCGATCACGGGCTTCCTCATCAAACGGTTCCCGACCCGGCCGGTGTTCATCGCGGCCATGAGCCTCTTCTCGGCGGGCACGCTCCTCGCGGCCGTCGCCCCCGGATTCGAGCTGCTCCTCGCGGGCCGCATCGTGCAGGCGACGGGCACCGCGATCATGATGCCCCTCCTCATGACGACGATCATGACCGTCGTTCCGCCGCGCGACCGCGGCCGCTTCATGGGTCGCGTGTCGATCGTCATGTCGGTGGCCCCAGCGATCGGCCCCGCGATCTCGGGCCTCATCCTGAGCTTCCTCAACTGGCGCTTCATGTTCTGGCTCGTGCTGCCGATCGCCGTCGTCATGCTCCTCATCGGCGCGCGCCGCGTCACGAGCGTCGGCGACACCGAGCGGCTGCCCATCGACGTGTTCTCGATCGTGCTTTCGGCGATCGGCTTCGGCGGACTCGTCTACGGGTTGAGCCTCGCGGGCGGCGAGGCGAGCGGTGCGACGCCGGCGGGACTCCTCTGGGCGACGCTCGCCGTGGGCGCCGCCGGCATCGCGGCCTTCGTCGCACGCCAGCTCGTGCTCCAGCGCCGCGACGCCGCCCTCCTCGACCTCCGCACCTTCAAGTCGGGCAACTTCGCCGTGTCGGTCGCGCTCATGGTCGTCATGATGGCGGCGCTGTTCGGCACCATCATCGTGTTGCCCGTATACCTGCAGAACGTGCTGAAGCTCGAGCCGCTCGCGACGGGCATCCTGCTCCTGCCCGGCGGCCTCGCGATGGGCCTCCTCGGTCCGACCGTCGGCCGGCTGTTCGACCGCTACGGCCCGCGTCCGCTCCTCGTGCCCGGCAGCATCGTCGTGAGCGGCGTGCTGTGGGCGCTCACGACCGTGGGCCCCGAGACATCCGAATGGTTCGTGCTCGCGATGCACGTCGTGCTGTCGATCGGCCTCGCGTTCATGTTCACGCCGCTCTTCACGTCGGCGCTCGGATCGGTGCAGCCGAAGTTCTACTCGTACGGCTCGGCGATCGTCGGCACCGTGCAGCAGGTCGCGGGCGCGGCCGGCACGGCGCTCTTCATCACCGTGCTGACCGCGCAGCAACTCGCCGCGCAGTCGGCCGGCGCGACGGCGTTCGCGGCCGAGGCGTCGGGCATCCGCACGGCGTTCCTCGTCGGCGCGATCATCTCGATCGTGGCGATCGTCGGCGCGTTCTTCGTGCGTCGGCCCGCCGACATGGTCGAGGGCGCCGACGCGCACCACGGCGGGCACTGA
- a CDS encoding phosphoribosyltransferase, which produces MSRFADRRDAGRRLAEAVAGRFAADASVSAVPGPDVSGPDVVVLGLPRGGVPVADEVAHALAAPLDVLVVRKLGVPHRPEVAMGAVGEGGTVVWNDDVLAQARVPHGELRRIEARERAEVESRVARFRSGRAAAPIEGRTAVIVDDGVATGATARVACRVARAMGAARVVLAVPVAAPDSLADLVGDGTADEVVRLAAPPGFMAVGMHYLDFAQTPDAEVVAILADADSRVRGGG; this is translated from the coding sequence ATGTCGCGCTTCGCGGATCGGCGCGACGCCGGGCGGCGGCTCGCCGAGGCGGTCGCGGGACGGTTCGCGGCGGATGCCTCGGTGTCGGCTGTCCCAGGGCCGGATGTCTCAGGGCCGGACGTCGTCGTCCTCGGACTGCCGCGGGGCGGCGTGCCCGTCGCCGACGAGGTCGCTCACGCGCTCGCCGCGCCTCTCGACGTGCTCGTCGTGCGGAAGCTCGGCGTGCCGCACCGGCCCGAGGTCGCGATGGGCGCCGTCGGCGAGGGCGGCACGGTCGTGTGGAACGACGACGTGCTCGCGCAGGCGCGGGTGCCCCACGGCGAGCTGCGGCGCATCGAAGCGCGCGAGCGCGCCGAGGTCGAGTCGCGCGTCGCGCGGTTCCGGAGCGGGCGTGCGGCCGCGCCGATCGAGGGCCGGACGGCGGTGATCGTCGACGACGGCGTCGCGACGGGAGCGACCGCGCGGGTGGCGTGCCGGGTCGCGCGGGCGATGGGTGCCGCGCGAGTCGTCCTCGCCGTCCCGGTCGCGGCTCCCGACTCGCTCGCCGACCTCGTGGGCGACGGCACCGCCGACGAGGTCGTGCGCCTCGCGGCGCCGCCGGGCTTCATGGCCGTCGGCATGCACTACCTCGACTTCGCGCAGACCCCCGATGCCGAGGTCGTCGCGATCCTCGCGGACGCCGATTCGCGGGTGCGCGGCGGGGGCTGA
- a CDS encoding VWA domain-containing protein gives MGRHSIAAAPAKKSKRALVLSIVAAAAVVGVIGSGVYLWVGGHLNPLFASADEPSCENGVRELSVVADATAAKYVTEVAAAFDKAEKGCVETEVRSQESADSAAMVAGGGLEADVWIPDSSVWVQRAGATASSLGRPAPELDARGSVASSPVVFAAPASKAPEIAAEPVTWARVIGGTLPAILPDPEAQAASLAGLYALKGHSSAEDPRQFAGAMIALGKAIPASPSAAFGALPSTPTATVVITSEAQLAAYNLDEEVDPLVAAYPTDGTVALDYPFIVLKDREAEADKAAAAAALAAENADADTEAEFVEKGKPLLERFQQALVDAQKVRAAFGFREPDGTGELDIAGITKDAPVAPSAIDSLAQLDILRSWAVLTLRSRMLAVIDVSGSMEEPAANGLRRIDIFQQAAVGAMSKFSGEVELGVWVFSTARNGDLDYEDLSPIAPLADLAHTQEIQQIIGSLPARLGGATGLYDTTLAAVQRVQETYDPDKVNSVLLFTDGKNEDENGISLDQLIAELQQMHDPKRPVPVIMIGFGPDTDVAAMQQIAQVTGGAAYSAAQPEDLSKVLVDALSQRSCRPNCGG, from the coding sequence GTGGGTCGTCATAGCATCGCCGCTGCGCCGGCGAAGAAGTCCAAGCGCGCCCTCGTGCTCTCGATCGTCGCGGCGGCCGCAGTCGTCGGCGTCATCGGTTCGGGCGTCTACCTGTGGGTCGGCGGGCACTTGAACCCGCTCTTCGCGTCCGCCGACGAACCGTCGTGCGAGAACGGCGTGCGCGAACTCTCGGTCGTCGCCGACGCGACGGCGGCGAAGTACGTCACCGAGGTCGCCGCCGCGTTCGACAAGGCCGAGAAGGGATGCGTCGAGACCGAGGTCCGTTCGCAGGAGTCCGCCGACTCCGCGGCGATGGTCGCCGGCGGCGGGCTCGAAGCCGACGTCTGGATCCCCGACTCGAGCGTGTGGGTGCAGCGCGCCGGCGCGACCGCGTCGTCGCTCGGCCGTCCGGCGCCCGAGCTCGACGCGCGCGGATCGGTCGCGAGCTCGCCCGTCGTGTTCGCAGCCCCCGCGTCGAAGGCCCCAGAAATCGCGGCCGAGCCCGTCACCTGGGCGCGCGTCATCGGCGGCACCCTTCCCGCGATCCTCCCCGACCCCGAGGCGCAGGCCGCGAGCCTCGCCGGGCTCTACGCGCTCAAGGGGCACAGTTCGGCCGAAGACCCCCGCCAGTTCGCGGGCGCCATGATCGCCCTCGGCAAGGCCATCCCCGCCTCGCCGAGCGCCGCCTTCGGCGCCCTCCCGTCGACGCCCACCGCGACCGTCGTCATCACGAGCGAAGCGCAGCTGGCCGCCTACAACCTCGACGAAGAGGTCGACCCGCTCGTCGCCGCCTATCCGACCGACGGCACCGTCGCCCTCGACTACCCGTTCATCGTCCTGAAAGACCGCGAGGCCGAAGCCGACAAGGCCGCGGCCGCCGCGGCACTCGCCGCCGAGAACGCCGACGCCGACACCGAAGCCGAGTTCGTCGAGAAGGGCAAGCCCCTCCTCGAGCGGTTCCAGCAGGCGCTCGTCGACGCGCAGAAGGTGCGCGCCGCGTTCGGGTTCCGCGAACCCGACGGCACCGGCGAACTCGACATCGCCGGCATCACGAAGGACGCGCCCGTCGCGCCCTCCGCGATCGACTCGCTCGCCCAACTCGACATCCTCCGGTCGTGGGCGGTGCTCACGCTCCGCTCGCGCATGCTCGCCGTCATCGACGTGTCGGGCTCGATGGAGGAGCCCGCCGCCAACGGCCTGCGCCGCATCGACATCTTCCAGCAGGCCGCCGTCGGCGCCATGTCGAAGTTCTCGGGCGAGGTCGAGCTCGGCGTGTGGGTGTTCTCGACCGCACGCAACGGCGACCTCGACTACGAAGACCTCTCGCCCATCGCGCCGCTCGCCGACCTCGCCCACACGCAGGAGATCCAGCAGATCATCGGTTCGCTGCCCGCGAGGCTCGGCGGTGCGACGGGCCTCTACGACACGACGCTCGCCGCCGTGCAGCGCGTGCAAGAGACGTACGACCCCGACAAGGTCAACTCCGTGCTGCTCTTCACCGACGGCAAGAACGAAGACGAGAACGGCATCTCGCTCGACCAGCTCATCGCCGAGCTGCAGCAGATGCACGACCCCAAGCGACCGGTTCCCGTCATCATGATCGGGTTCGGTCCCGACACCGACGTCGCGGCGATGCAGCAGATCGCCCAGGTCACCGGCGGTGCCGCCTACAGTGCGGCGCAGCCCGAAGACCTGAGCAAGGTGCTCGTCGACGCGCTCTCCCAGCGCAGCTGCCGTCCGAACTGCGGCGGCTGA
- a CDS encoding anthranilate synthase family protein, producing the protein MSRLLPTLTAPGAPAFAIIRREQEPTLDVLIGDVVDVDRLADIPLDGAEVLTLVPFRQVRERGYVAHDDGAPLRCLIVRDRETLSVDAAITALPPHPAAIGDLSVDIPDDEYAAIVRRVIDDEIGHGEGANFVIRRDFTGTTDVPTREALLGWLRALLEFERGAYWTFAISTPGVSLVGATPERHVSSIGGVVSMNPISGTFRHPAGGATGDDLVAFLTDVKEREELFMVVDEELKMMSAVCPNGGRMRGPFLKRMSRLTHTEYLLEGHSDLDVRQVLRLTMFAPTVTGSPMQNACTVIARHETTARGYYAGVLARFTPTDAGYDVDAPILIRTAFVDDAGHVRVSAGATLVRHSKPESEVAETWTKASGVLTAIGAIPRADASAAGSSAEAHDDPRVAPLLAARNHDLAPFWSTAQASRPSKDADVLVVDNEDEFTTMLAHQLHHLGYRARVVPWHEAPTEASEALVVFGPGPGDPRDESDPRVARLRELVSARLAQGRPALAVCLSHQVLSDLAGLPIEPLPAPRQGQQHVIDVFGEQAAIGFYNTFAARGENGSTTPELALEIASDPETGIVHALRGAKIASVQGHLESVLSPDGLTVLERLVDGVLTD; encoded by the coding sequence ATGTCGAGACTCCTCCCCACGCTCACCGCCCCCGGCGCCCCCGCGTTCGCGATCATCCGCCGCGAGCAGGAGCCCACGCTCGACGTGCTGATCGGCGACGTGGTCGATGTCGACCGGCTCGCCGACATCCCGCTCGACGGCGCCGAGGTGCTGACACTCGTGCCGTTCCGCCAGGTGCGCGAGCGCGGGTACGTCGCCCACGACGACGGGGCGCCGCTGCGCTGCCTCATCGTGCGCGACCGCGAGACGCTCTCCGTCGATGCGGCGATCACCGCGCTCCCGCCGCACCCCGCGGCGATCGGCGACCTGTCGGTCGACATCCCCGACGACGAGTACGCCGCCATCGTGCGCCGCGTCATCGACGACGAGATCGGGCACGGCGAGGGCGCGAACTTCGTCATCCGTCGCGACTTCACGGGCACGACCGACGTGCCGACGCGCGAGGCGCTGCTCGGCTGGCTGCGGGCGCTCCTCGAGTTCGAGCGCGGCGCGTACTGGACGTTCGCGATCTCGACGCCCGGCGTCTCGCTCGTGGGCGCGACGCCCGAACGGCACGTCTCGTCGATCGGCGGCGTCGTATCGATGAACCCGATCAGCGGCACATTCCGCCACCCCGCGGGCGGCGCGACGGGCGACGACCTCGTCGCGTTCCTCACCGACGTGAAAGAGCGCGAAGAGCTCTTCATGGTCGTCGACGAAGAGCTCAAGATGATGAGCGCCGTGTGCCCGAACGGCGGCCGCATGCGCGGCCCGTTCCTGAAGCGGATGTCGCGGCTGACCCACACCGAATACCTGCTCGAGGGGCATTCCGACCTCGACGTGCGCCAGGTGCTGCGCCTCACGATGTTCGCCCCGACCGTCACGGGCTCGCCCATGCAGAACGCCTGCACGGTCATCGCCCGCCACGAGACGACGGCGCGCGGATACTACGCGGGCGTGCTCGCGCGCTTCACGCCGACCGACGCGGGCTACGACGTCGACGCCCCCATCCTCATCCGCACGGCCTTCGTCGACGACGCCGGGCACGTGCGCGTGTCGGCGGGCGCGACGCTCGTGCGCCACTCCAAGCCCGAGAGCGAGGTCGCCGAGACATGGACCAAGGCGTCGGGCGTCCTGACCGCGATCGGCGCGATCCCCAGGGCGGATGCCTCGGCGGCGGGCTCGTCGGCCGAAGCCCACGACGACCCTCGCGTCGCACCCCTCCTCGCGGCCCGCAACCACGACCTCGCGCCGTTCTGGAGCACCGCACAGGCCTCACGACCGTCGAAGGACGCCGACGTGCTCGTCGTCGACAACGAAGACGAGTTCACGACGATGCTCGCCCACCAGTTGCATCACCTCGGCTACCGCGCACGGGTCGTGCCGTGGCACGAGGCGCCCACCGAGGCATCCGAAGCCCTCGTCGTCTTCGGCCCCGGTCCCGGCGACCCGCGCGACGAGTCCGACCCGCGCGTCGCGCGCCTGCGCGAACTCGTGTCGGCCCGCCTCGCGCAGGGCCGTCCGGCGCTCGCGGTGTGCCTCAGCCACCAGGTGCTCTCAGACCTCGCGGGGCTTCCCATCGAGCCGCTGCCCGCGCCCCGGCAGGGGCAGCAGCATGTGATCGACGTGTTCGGCGAGCAGGCGGCCATCGGGTTCTACAACACGTTCGCGGCGCGCGGCGAGAACGGGTCGACGACGCCCGAGCTCGCGCTCGAGATCGCGTCCGACCCCGAGACGGGCATCGTGCATGCGCTCCGCGGCGCGAAGATCGCGTCGGTCCAGGGCCATCTCGAGTCGGTGCTCTCGCCCGACGGCCTCACGGTGCTCGAGCGACTCGTCGACGGGGTACTCACAGACTGA
- a CDS encoding cysteine desulfurase family protein translates to MIFLDHAATSPVRREALEAMWPYLTGAFGNPSSRHGLGDEAARALAWAREEVARAVGARPGDVVFTSGGTEADNLAVKGLGLANPRGRHVVVSTVEHEAVLESADALRRLHGFEVSHVEVDAGGVVRPEALARVIRPDTTLVSVQLANNEVGTVQPIATLAEMARAHGALVHTDAVQAAGWLPLSLDALGVDALSLAGHKVGAPKGTGALVVRGRLPLEPVLHGGGQERGKRSGTENVAGAVAFATALGLAEQERADASARVGALSASLVARVLGSIEGALLTGDPESRLPGTASFVFPRAAGEAVLLELERDGVLSSSGSACAAGRDEPSHVLTAMGYSPELAQTAVRFTLGRETTAAEIDTAASAVIRAVSAVRGIVGA, encoded by the coding sequence GTGATCTTCCTCGACCACGCGGCGACGAGCCCCGTGCGCCGCGAGGCGCTCGAGGCGATGTGGCCGTACCTCACGGGCGCGTTCGGCAACCCGTCGAGCCGCCACGGGCTCGGCGACGAGGCCGCGCGGGCGCTCGCGTGGGCGCGCGAGGAGGTCGCCCGCGCGGTCGGAGCACGCCCCGGCGACGTCGTGTTCACGAGCGGCGGCACCGAGGCCGACAACCTCGCCGTCAAGGGCCTCGGGCTCGCGAATCCTCGCGGACGGCACGTCGTCGTGTCGACCGTCGAGCACGAGGCCGTGCTCGAGTCCGCCGACGCCCTTCGGCGCCTCCACGGCTTCGAGGTGTCGCACGTCGAGGTCGACGCGGGCGGCGTCGTACGGCCCGAGGCGCTTGCGCGGGTCATCCGGCCCGACACGACGCTCGTGTCGGTCCAGCTCGCGAACAACGAGGTCGGCACGGTGCAGCCGATCGCGACCCTCGCCGAGATGGCGCGCGCACACGGAGCGCTCGTGCACACCGACGCCGTGCAAGCGGCCGGATGGCTGCCGCTCTCGCTCGACGCGCTCGGCGTCGACGCGCTCTCGCTCGCGGGCCACAAGGTCGGCGCGCCCAAGGGCACGGGCGCGCTCGTCGTGCGCGGTCGCCTCCCCCTCGAACCCGTGCTGCACGGCGGCGGGCAGGAGCGCGGCAAGCGCTCGGGCACCGAGAACGTCGCCGGCGCGGTCGCGTTCGCGACGGCGCTCGGCCTCGCCGAGCAGGAGCGGGCGGATGCCTCGGCCCGCGTCGGCGCCCTGTCGGCCTCGCTCGTGGCGCGCGTACTCGGGTCGATCGAGGGGGCGCTGCTGACCGGCGACCCCGAATCTCGACTGCCGGGCACGGCGTCGTTCGTGTTCCCGAGAGCCGCCGGCGAAGCCGTGCTCCTCGAACTCGAACGCGACGGCGTGCTCTCGTCGAGCGGATCGGCGTGCGCCGCGGGCCGCGATGAGCCCTCGCACGTGCTCACGGCGATGGGGTACTCCCCCGAGCTCGCGCAGACCGCCGTGCGGTTCACCCTCGGCCGCGAAACCACGGCCGCAGAGATCGACACCGCGGCATCCGCCGTCATCCGCGCCGTGTCGGCGGTGCGCGGTATCGTGGGCGCATGA
- a CDS encoding N-formylglutamate amidohydrolase encodes MDAAAPLFLPSGTVFEPSDIVHFAGRGTRSLDEALARADVIVSAPHAGSAIPEELAEFIAPEFTRRLQFDYTDCSTSPIVRRWAEIDDRIVVVENPHPRMVRDPNRERPADLAATLREALARVREAGAWNRVDLSGVDAIRPVTFSFSPLLRVPDDEAGVDRLVAAFERVGAQGVDVYERTRDDLLERLVRSRLDRADASGPTDAPRERAVTFLAFHDTMNRTTTREGAIDVLRDPADRLPDVVALSNRGDADGESRGAASVDDPITMRADVLRLLADDVRAGFGVEHPAAVALNQPYLGSYEIVRESARFRELASEADAAGLVLNALQAEFLREFLLGAANVEVLRRPGTGWIEPDAERVDEIAHACKRSFDRFRARWTE; translated from the coding sequence ATGGATGCCGCGGCGCCGCTCTTCCTCCCGTCGGGGACGGTCTTCGAGCCGTCGGACATCGTGCATTTCGCGGGTCGCGGCACGCGTTCGCTCGACGAGGCGCTCGCCCGCGCCGACGTGATCGTGTCGGCCCCGCACGCGGGGTCGGCGATTCCCGAAGAGCTCGCCGAGTTCATCGCGCCCGAGTTCACGCGGCGCCTGCAGTTCGACTACACGGACTGCTCGACGAGCCCGATCGTGCGCCGGTGGGCCGAGATCGACGACCGCATCGTCGTCGTCGAGAACCCGCACCCGCGCATGGTGCGCGACCCGAATCGCGAGCGGCCGGCCGATCTCGCGGCGACGCTCCGGGAGGCGCTCGCACGCGTGCGCGAGGCGGGGGCGTGGAACCGCGTCGACCTCTCGGGGGTCGATGCGATCCGGCCCGTGACGTTCTCGTTCTCCCCGCTGCTGCGCGTGCCCGATGACGAAGCGGGCGTCGACCGGCTCGTCGCGGCGTTCGAGCGCGTCGGCGCGCAGGGCGTCGACGTGTACGAGCGCACGCGCGACGACCTGCTCGAGCGCCTGGTGCGGTCGCGTTTGGACCGAGCGGATGCCTCGGGGCCGACGGATGCTCCGCGCGAGCGCGCCGTGACCTTCCTCGCCTTCCACGACACGATGAACCGCACCACGACGCGCGAGGGCGCCATCGACGTGCTCCGAGATCCGGCCGACCGTCTGCCCGACGTCGTCGCGCTGTCGAACCGCGGCGACGCCGACGGCGAGTCGCGCGGCGCCGCGAGCGTCGACGACCCGATCACGATGCGCGCCGACGTGCTGCGCCTGCTCGCCGACGACGTCCGTGCGGGATTCGGCGTGGAGCATCCGGCCGCCGTCGCCCTCAACCAGCCGTATCTCGGGAGCTACGAGATCGTGCGCGAGTCGGCGCGCTTCCGCGAGCTCGCGAGCGAGGCGGATGCCGCGGGGCTCGTGTTGAACGCGCTGCAGGCCGAGTTCCTGCGCGAGTTCCTGCTCGGTGCGGCGAACGTCGAGGTGCTGCGGCGGCCCGGCACCGGCTGGATCGAACCCGACGCGGAGCGCGTCGACGAGATCGCGCACGCGTGCAAGCGGTCGTTCGACCGGTTCCGCGCTCGCTGGACGGAGTGA